From Propionispora vibrioides, the proteins below share one genomic window:
- a CDS encoding bacteriohemerythrin translates to MAIAKWKDEYSIGIPEVDKQHMKLFEIVNRIQELLCDEFITDKYDGIVAIITELKEYTIYHFKMEEDYMLKNGYKKFFSHKVMHQDFIEKINAVDYSKIDNEQNKYLNEILYFVCDWLITHILKEDKLLAEM, encoded by the coding sequence ATGGCAATTGCAAAGTGGAAAGACGAATACAGTATTGGTATTCCTGAGGTCGATAAACAACATATGAAGTTATTTGAAATTGTGAATCGCATACAAGAATTACTGTGTGACGAATTTATTACCGACAAGTATGATGGTATCGTGGCAATAATAACGGAATTAAAAGAATATACGATTTACCATTTCAAGATGGAAGAAGACTACATGCTGAAGAACGGTTATAAAAAGTTTTTTTCTCATAAAGTGATGCATCAGGATTTTATAGAAAAGATTAACGCAGTTGATTATTCCAAGATTGATAATGAACAAAACAAATATCTTAACGAGATATTGTATTTTGTGTGTGATTGGCTTATAACCCATATCCTAAAAGAGGACAAATTACTAGCTGAAATGTAA
- the rpe gene encoding ribulose-phosphate 3-epimerase, producing MAKIIPSIFNADIVNLIGDITFLENNHIEVLHVDMMDGNYVPNIAFGPDQIAKIKKNTSLSLDVHLMVNKPERIIDRVIDAGADLISVHYEATQHIHEVVKSIRKRGVKAGIALNPGTSPEVLKYLVEEIDFVLLMSINPGHWNQEFINTIYQKIKETSDIIADRNIAIEIDGRMNPQRIKKAFDAGASMFVVGSYLFEGDKQKNMSTLQDALNRL from the coding sequence ATGGCAAAGATAATTCCTTCTATTTTTAATGCGGATATAGTAAATCTGATTGGCGATATAACCTTTTTAGAAAATAATCATATAGAAGTTTTACATGTGGATATGATGGACGGAAATTATGTGCCGAATATCGCATTTGGCCCTGATCAAATTGCAAAAATCAAAAAGAATACTTCCCTGAGCCTGGACGTTCATCTGATGGTTAATAAACCGGAACGGATCATTGACAGGGTGATAGATGCCGGAGCAGACTTAATTTCCGTTCATTATGAAGCAACACAGCATATTCATGAAGTGGTGAAAAGTATCAGAAAACGGGGAGTTAAAGCCGGCATTGCCCTTAATCCGGGAACTTCGCCTGAAGTTTTAAAATACCTGGTTGAAGAGATAGATTTCGTTTTGCTTATGTCGATTAATCCGGGACATTGGAATCAGGAGTTTATTAATACTATTTATCAGAAAATCAAAGAAACAAGCGATATTATTGCTGATCGTAATATTGCCATTGAGATTGACGGGCGGATGAATCCGCAAAGAATAAAAAAAGCATTTGATGCAGGTGCGTCTATGTTCGTGGTGGGCAGCTATTTATTTGAAGGAGATAAGCAGAAAAATATGTCCACATTGCAAGATGCACTTAACAGATTATAA
- a CDS encoding PTS sugar transporter subunit IIB, whose product MAKIKILIACGSGIATSTIAADAVKEICRELKIAYEIVKCSMTEIASFEKSVDIIFTTNNYTGKTELPHMSLTGFITGINEDALREKVGKMISDIYERL is encoded by the coding sequence ATGGCTAAAATTAAAATTTTGATTGCCTGTGGCAGCGGGATTGCCACATCCACGATTGCGGCTGATGCAGTAAAAGAGATCTGCCGGGAGTTAAAGATTGCCTATGAGATTGTTAAGTGCAGCATGACCGAAATCGCTTCTTTCGAAAAAAGTGTGGATATTATTTTTACAACCAATAATTATACGGGAAAAACTGAATTGCCCCATATGAGTCTCACTGGTTTTATTACAGGGATTAATGAGGATGCTTTGAGAGAAAAGGTAGGGAAAATGATTTCGGATATTTATGAACGGTTGTAA
- the hxlA gene encoding 3-hexulose-6-phosphate synthase yields MKLQLAIDELNVEEALTALETLAPYVDIVEVGTPLLIDAGRDAIRQIHKKFPELKILCDAKIMDAGAYEARLAYEVGAEYVTVLGVTDDLTIKECVNEAKKYGKKVMVDMICIPDLAARVPVIEALGVDVIAVHTGVDQQAMGRTPLDDLIEIQKHVKSCQVAVAGGINSKTVGQYIARQPDILIVGGGILKSENPMEEAGRIRKLMED; encoded by the coding sequence ATGAAGTTACAATTGGCTATCGATGAGCTTAATGTGGAAGAAGCGCTAACAGCACTGGAGACGTTAGCTCCTTATGTTGACATTGTTGAAGTGGGGACCCCGCTTCTTATAGACGCCGGAAGGGATGCCATCAGACAGATTCACAAAAAATTTCCTGAACTGAAAATTCTATGCGATGCAAAAATCATGGATGCAGGGGCTTATGAGGCGCGATTGGCCTATGAGGTTGGTGCGGAATATGTAACGGTTTTAGGCGTCACGGATGATTTAACAATAAAAGAGTGTGTGAATGAAGCAAAAAAATATGGAAAAAAGGTCATGGTGGATATGATTTGCATCCCCGATTTGGCTGCACGGGTTCCGGTTATAGAAGCGCTGGGCGTAGATGTCATTGCTGTACACACCGGGGTGGATCAACAGGCCATGGGAAGGACTCCGCTGGATGATTTGATTGAAATCCAAAAACATGTGAAGTCTTGTCAGGTTGCGGTGGCCGGTGGTATCAATAGCAAAACGGTTGGCCAGTATATAGCCCGGCAGCCGGATATTTTAATTGTTGGAGGCGGAATCTTGAAATCTGAAAATCCTATGGAAGAAGCCGGAAGAATTCGTAAACTAATGGAAGATTAA
- a CDS encoding PTS sugar transporter subunit IIA encodes MINRYVYPELIWVNKSFADKEDLFKTVAQSLYNKNFVTETYYESLIAREIKFPTGLDMEDYYVAIPHSECGNIRKEFISVVVLEKPVTMNKMDDPQIELPVEYVFFLGMNNDQDHLKVLKEVITIIQNKHLILEMKKTSSPDQIAGLLTKTQPLSENVK; translated from the coding sequence ATGATTAATCGATATGTTTATCCGGAGCTTATCTGGGTAAATAAATCATTTGCAGACAAAGAAGATCTATTTAAAACAGTAGCGCAAAGTTTGTACAATAAGAATTTTGTTACGGAGACATATTATGAAAGTCTCATCGCGCGGGAAATTAAATTTCCTACAGGTTTGGATATGGAAGACTATTACGTAGCCATACCTCACAGTGAATGCGGGAATATAAGAAAGGAATTTATTAGTGTCGTTGTTCTGGAAAAGCCTGTTACGATGAATAAAATGGATGATCCTCAGATAGAGTTACCGGTGGAATATGTGTTTTTTTTAGGAATGAACAATGATCAGGACCATTTAAAAGTCTTAAAGGAAGTGATTACGATTATTCAAAATAAACATTTGATTTTAGAAATGAAAAAAACTTCATCGCCTGATCAAATTGCCGGTTTATTAACAAAAACTCAGCCTTTGTCCGAGAATGTCAAATAA
- a CDS encoding galactitol-1-phosphate 5-dehydrogenase — protein sequence MDALKLYGVRDIRFEQAENPVIQSANDVIVKVKAAGICGSDISRYKLLGPYIPGMIWGHEFSGEVVEAGIAVTNVAKGDRVAGCPVVFDGEDYYYKKGEYNRSDFNTAIGAKRPGAFAEYICLPSQNLVPIPDTLSFDAAALMEPSTVVLHGLYRTSLSVGDTVAVVGAGGSLGLLAIQWVKVFGAKKVIAIDIDDAKLAIAKRLGADVIINSLQEDTEAVILQHSEGLKADLVIEAAGSPITASQVFAYAKKGGGVVFLGIPYGDVTVKRYYFEKILRSELTVWGSWSNVSAPFPGKEWSDSVHFFAEGKINTEEIITHRLPLSKGPEVFEKLMERKELFGKVILHP from the coding sequence ATGGATGCTTTAAAACTGTACGGGGTTCGGGATATCCGGTTTGAACAAGCTGAAAATCCGGTCATTCAGAGTGCGAATGATGTTATTGTAAAAGTTAAGGCAGCAGGGATATGCGGCTCGGATATATCCAGATATAAGCTGTTAGGCCCTTATATTCCGGGAATGATTTGGGGCCATGAATTTTCCGGAGAAGTGGTTGAGGCAGGTATCGCAGTTACCAACGTTGCCAAGGGCGACAGAGTGGCCGGTTGCCCGGTTGTCTTTGACGGAGAAGACTACTATTATAAAAAAGGGGAATATAACCGGAGCGACTTTAATACTGCTATTGGTGCAAAACGTCCAGGTGCCTTTGCGGAATATATCTGCCTGCCTTCGCAAAACCTTGTGCCGATTCCTGATACCCTTTCGTTTGATGCGGCAGCTTTGATGGAGCCTTCCACTGTAGTTCTTCATGGATTATATAGAACTTCCCTGTCGGTGGGTGATACCGTTGCGGTAGTTGGAGCCGGTGGATCGTTAGGGTTACTTGCCATTCAATGGGTTAAGGTTTTTGGAGCTAAAAAAGTAATAGCCATTGATATTGACGATGCCAAACTGGCGATAGCAAAAAGACTTGGGGCAGATGTAATTATCAATTCTTTACAGGAAGATACGGAAGCGGTTATTTTACAGCATTCCGAAGGATTAAAAGCAGATCTCGTCATTGAGGCCGCAGGATCTCCCATAACGGCATCCCAGGTATTTGCCTATGCTAAAAAGGGTGGCGGCGTTGTTTTCTTAGGTATTCCTTATGGTGATGTTACGGTGAAGCGATATTATTTTGAAAAAATATTAAGAAGTGAATTAACGGTTTGGGGATCGTGGAGTAATGTTTCGGCACCCTTTCCCGGTAAAGAATGGTCTGATAGCGTTCATTTTTTTGCCGAAGGAAAGATTAACACCGAGGAGATCATCACGCACCGGTTGCCTTTAAGCAAAGGTCCGGAGGTTTTTGAAAAGTTGATGGAAAGAAAGGAACTGTTTGGCAAAGTCATCCTTCATCCGTAA
- a CDS encoding BglG family transcription antiterminator produces the protein MLQARDSQIISLLLEHNQGLSGNELAKLIGVSERTIRRDIKYIQANMELNGCILHSSVKNGYSLEVLDEKKFGVIRKQLDQKNESEQIIFYMLEQLILNSLHDTCISQMELSEKLYISLSTLKSHLKDVEKYLYKYQLKIVNYKNRGMKICGNEQQIRYAISEYISTKYKDGLQQYYQTIFTHIDIAGMKHIVMQALDHNMLGLTDLSIDNLLIHIAILIKRAGAGQLIHYEEEQLKQIASTKEFQVAQYIVREINRHFEVHIDLNETCYLAQHIITSKKYFELETVQLDMNLEQLVQKIMNTVNTICGINFSQDETLIHWLSLHLDIAIKRLQNHMNIRNEALDVIKKEYPLAFQIAAIAAKVIEQERNIKVNENEIGYIAIHFGAGLSRRGDAHYVAAKKAVLVCGTGIGTSVLVKARIQEYFKDRIQVIDTIPGYKLTEAVINSVDLVLTTIPFPQIKSDKIINLKSLLNMDEIALIEKKVLDREAFHNDLILELFRKEFFYPQMDFTNKWDVLEFMTDQMVQKGMMNEIGKASVKEREQLCSTELSNLLAIPHSLHNDLNKTIIPVLILKEPIIWNEKRVQIVLLINVAKEFFEVWDIFFPKLVKFLVKENGVQAILKDPSYYHFTKKLAEKFMV, from the coding sequence ATGTTACAGGCAAGAGACTCGCAGATTATATCCTTATTATTAGAACATAATCAGGGGTTGTCAGGGAATGAACTGGCAAAGCTCATTGGTGTTTCCGAACGCACAATCAGACGGGATATTAAATATATTCAGGCCAATATGGAACTTAACGGCTGCATATTACATTCCTCAGTTAAAAACGGCTATTCGTTAGAAGTGTTAGATGAAAAAAAGTTTGGTGTAATAAGAAAGCAACTAGATCAAAAGAACGAAAGCGAACAAATTATATTTTACATGTTAGAACAACTCATCCTTAACAGTTTGCATGACACTTGTATTTCGCAAATGGAACTGTCGGAGAAGCTGTATATCAGTCTTTCTACTTTAAAAAGCCATCTTAAAGATGTGGAAAAGTATTTATATAAATATCAGTTGAAGATTGTTAATTATAAAAATCGCGGCATGAAAATCTGTGGGAATGAACAGCAAATTCGCTATGCCATTTCCGAATATATTTCTACAAAATATAAAGACGGCTTGCAGCAATATTATCAGACTATCTTTACTCATATCGATATAGCCGGAATGAAGCATATTGTAATGCAAGCGCTTGATCACAATATGCTGGGCTTGACAGATTTGTCTATTGATAATTTATTAATCCATATTGCAATTTTAATAAAACGTGCCGGGGCTGGACAACTGATTCATTATGAAGAAGAGCAACTGAAGCAGATTGCTTCAACTAAAGAGTTTCAGGTTGCGCAGTATATTGTCCGGGAAATTAACCGGCATTTTGAGGTGCATATTGACCTAAATGAAACGTGCTATCTGGCACAACATATTATTACCAGTAAAAAATACTTTGAGCTTGAAACTGTTCAGTTGGATATGAATTTGGAGCAGTTGGTTCAAAAAATAATGAATACGGTCAATACAATCTGCGGTATTAATTTTTCCCAGGATGAAACCTTGATTCATTGGCTTTCCCTGCATCTTGATATTGCTATAAAACGCTTGCAGAATCACATGAATATTCGTAATGAAGCGTTGGATGTAATAAAAAAAGAATATCCCCTTGCTTTTCAAATTGCGGCTATCGCAGCAAAGGTGATTGAACAGGAAAGAAATATTAAAGTCAATGAAAATGAAATTGGGTACATTGCCATACATTTTGGCGCCGGTCTTAGCCGAAGAGGGGATGCTCATTATGTTGCTGCAAAAAAGGCAGTTCTTGTCTGTGGAACGGGTATTGGCACGTCAGTGTTAGTGAAAGCACGAATTCAAGAGTATTTTAAAGACCGGATACAAGTGATAGATACCATACCGGGTTATAAATTAACGGAAGCTGTAATAAACTCTGTGGATCTGGTTTTAACGACAATTCCTTTTCCGCAAATAAAATCAGACAAAATAATAAACCTTAAATCTTTGTTAAACATGGATGAAATCGCTTTAATTGAGAAAAAGGTCTTGGACAGGGAAGCTTTTCATAATGATCTGATTCTGGAGCTTTTCCGTAAAGAGTTTTTTTATCCACAAATGGATTTTACCAATAAATGGGACGTTTTAGAATTCATGACCGATCAAATGGTGCAAAAAGGAATGATGAATGAGATAGGAAAAGCTTCCGTCAAAGAACGGGAACAACTGTGTTCTACGGAATTAAGTAATTTACTGGCAATTCCTCATTCTTTGCATAATGATCTGAATAAAACTATTATCCCGGTTTTAATATTAAAAGAGCCGATTATTTGGAATGAAAAGCGTGTGCAGATCGTATTGCTGATCAATGTGGCAAAAGAATTCTTTGAAGTATGGGATATATTCTTTCCTAAGTTGGTTAAATTTTTGGTTAAGGAAAACGGGGTACAAGCCATATTAAAAGATCCGTCTTATTATCATTTCACCAAAAAATTAGCTGAAAAATTCATGGTTTAG
- a CDS encoding PTS transporter subunit IIC, which yields METLLAGIQQILGLGAKAILPIIICGLGLFFRMKLSDAVKSGLTVGLGFLGLGLIVTLLTTTLEPAVAYYQKLGSGYTIVDIGWAAVGAASWMAPFAALAIPVGLFINLALIKFGAVKTMNIDIWNYMHFLIPGFLTYVLFNSAIAGFLVTILMSVIALFVGDKLAPVWQRYFGLEGTTCTTVNLIAWTFPVALLINKIIDLIPGLNKVDLSIENVNKRLGIIGDPIIIGLFVGGLLGVLTKQGFSGVVTMGIGVAGVMLLMPKMVSIMMEGLSPVGKAANSFMKKKLDKEKELTIGMDVALGLGDPTTITTTVITIPFVILFALILPGVQFFPVGMLTSVCYFAVVCTLASNGNLVRSVISTLTYCVISMYTCAYVAPGATAMLKAAGLSITGLGTDVSVGSPIWGVIIYWFSSVLH from the coding sequence TTGGAGACACTATTGGCAGGTATTCAGCAAATTCTAGGGCTAGGTGCTAAGGCTATTTTACCAATTATCATCTGCGGATTAGGCCTGTTTTTCAGAATGAAATTAAGTGATGCAGTTAAATCAGGTTTAACGGTTGGGTTAGGGTTCCTGGGGTTAGGATTAATTGTAACTTTATTAACGACTACGTTAGAACCGGCTGTTGCGTATTATCAGAAACTGGGATCGGGGTATACCATTGTTGATATCGGCTGGGCAGCAGTCGGTGCCGCTTCCTGGATGGCTCCTTTTGCTGCGCTGGCAATTCCGGTGGGCCTGTTTATTAATTTGGCACTTATTAAATTCGGGGCAGTAAAAACCATGAATATTGATATATGGAACTACATGCACTTTCTGATTCCGGGCTTCTTAACTTATGTGTTGTTTAATAGTGCTATAGCGGGCTTTTTGGTTACTATTTTGATGTCGGTGATTGCGTTGTTTGTGGGCGATAAATTAGCTCCTGTCTGGCAAAGATATTTCGGACTTGAAGGGACTACCTGCACAACCGTTAATTTAATTGCGTGGACATTTCCGGTAGCCTTGCTTATTAATAAGATTATTGATTTAATACCAGGGTTGAATAAAGTGGACTTGAGTATAGAGAACGTAAATAAAAGATTGGGAATTATCGGTGATCCTATTATTATCGGACTATTTGTTGGCGGCTTACTCGGTGTATTGACAAAACAGGGCTTTTCCGGTGTTGTCACCATGGGGATCGGTGTTGCCGGGGTCATGCTTTTGATGCCCAAGATGGTTAGCATCATGATGGAAGGCCTGTCTCCTGTTGGCAAAGCAGCTAATAGTTTTATGAAGAAAAAGCTGGATAAGGAAAAAGAATTAACTATTGGTATGGACGTGGCGCTTGGTTTGGGTGATCCTACCACCATTACAACAACAGTTATTACGATACCGTTTGTCATTTTGTTTGCGCTGATTCTGCCGGGGGTTCAGTTTTTCCCGGTAGGCATGTTGACCTCCGTTTGCTACTTTGCCGTGGTTTGTACTCTTGCCAGCAATGGTAATTTGGTTAGATCGGTCATTTCGACACTTACCTATTGCGTTATCTCCATGTATACCTGCGCCTATGTCGCACCCGGAGCTACGGCGATGTTGAAAGCGGCCGGGTTAAGTATTACCGGATTGGGCACAGATGTATCGGTGGGTTCACCTATTTGGGGTGTAATTATCTACTGGTTTAGTTCGGTTCTTCATTGA